The Xiphophorus couchianus chromosome 14, X_couchianus-1.0, whole genome shotgun sequence genome includes a region encoding these proteins:
- the LOC114156844 gene encoding uncharacterized protein LOC114156844, translating into MFSQGLDEAGVPGLDKVDSLAEYLVELRSKTSLVLTNQEVSCIVALWQNLLEFDKQRTVFAARHQERLNTGRFRSPKKRQEFTPGVESVKRHALTTPAPSAQWPDCCRLVETIFVRLCNIHRSPKKRGAGTVSRWDLILQDYRKIRQLVLANGAVMGQTHLQLVDVSYTTLVQWHNRRVKRQETAVVLQGLNLPSQFSVAADPLLPANIRPHYGVPHSGPLHTYRLPSNTVGQSKLKRKLQFTDGTNPSGQRQLLPAPPKRPQLVAITPMAPQGSVILTTQQQQSLWNLSTPPPHAYPVAPALAPALAPRAAPAQPGREPRKLTRKVLHNTCKKCGQFRIAETGHSQYRGQIYCPSNESLTKEQWLEQIKKKK; encoded by the exons atgttttctcagGGTTTAGATGAGGCCGGTGTACCAGGCCTGGACAAAGTTGACAGCTTGGCTGAGTATCTGGTGGAGCTAAGGAGCAAAACCTCACTGGTGCTGACCAACCAGGAG GTGAGCTGCATTGTTGCTCTGTGGCAGAACCTGCTGGAGTTTGATAAACAGAGAACGGTATTTGCTGCAAGACATCAAGAAAGATTGAACACTGGGAGGTTTCGGTCACCCAAGAAGAGGCAAGAATTTACTCCTGGGGTTGAGAGTGTAAAGAGGCATGCTCTAACCACTCCAGCCCCATCTGCCCAATGGCCAGACTGCTGCCGCTTGGTGGAGACCATCTTTGTCCGACTGTGCAATATCCATCGTAGTCCAAAGAAAAGAGGAGCAGGCACAGTCTCCAGGTGGGATTTGATCCTACAAGACTATAGAAAGATCAGGCAGCTCGTTCTGGCGAATGGAGCTGTGATGGGGCAGACACATTTGCAGCTAGTGGATGTTAGCTACACCACCCTGGTTCAGTGGCATAACAGAAGGGTCAAAAGGCAAGAGACCGCTGTGGTACTTCAAGGGCTAAACCTTCCCAGCCAGTTTTCTGTAGCTGCTGACCCGCTTCTGCCTGCAAATATACGCCCGCATTACGGCGTACCACATTCAGGGCCACTGCATACATATAGGCTACCATCCAACACTGTGGGGcagtcaaaattaaaaagaaagctaCAATTCACTGATGGGACAAATCCATCAGGACAGCGGCAGCTTCTCCCTGCCCCACCCAAAAGGCCTCAGCTAGTGGCAATTACTCCAATGGCACCACAGGGATCTGTTATCCTCACTACCCAACAGCAACAGAGTTTGTGGAACCTCTCCACCCCTCCTCCACATGCTTATCCTGTGGCCCCTGCTCTGGCCCCTGCTCTGGCTCCCAGAGCAGCCCCTGCTCAACCTGGTAGAGAACCTCGAAAATTGACTCGCAAAGTTTTGCACAACACATGCAAAAAATGCGGGCAGTTTAGAATAGCTGAAACAGGACACAGCCAATATAGAGGGCAAATTTACTGTCCCTCTAATGAAAGTCTCACTAAAGAGCAGTGGCtggaacaaattaaaaagaaaaaataa
- the pcdh7b gene encoding protocadherin-7b isoform X6, with protein sequence MGTTAAVDCLYYCMLILQLVHQPAASKQVLRYRLAEEGPADVRVGNVAGDLGIVAGSGEVTFTLESGSDFFKIDNITGELTTNERRIDREKLQQCQMIFDENECFIDFEVSVIGPAQSWVDLFEGKVIILDINDNTPSFPSPVLTLSVEENRPIGTLYLLPTATDRDFGRNGIERYELIQDNGENSRRLGSSGDSYSGKRRFEEGASRSSVFELQVADTSDGEKQPQLIIKGALDREQRDSYELTLRVRDGGDPPRSSQAILRVMITDVNDNNPRFEKNVYEADLPENSSPGAPILQLKAADADVGVNGQIEYVFGAATESVRRLLRLDESTGWLSVLHRIDREEVSQLRFTVMARDRGQPPKTDKATVVLSIKDENDNVPAIEIRKIGRIFLKDGVANVAEDVMVDAPIALVQVSDRDQGENGIVTCTVVGDVPFQLKPASEMEGEQNKKKYFLHTSAPLDYEATQEYNVVIVAVDSGSPSLASNNSLIVKVGDTNDNPPIFSQNVVEVSFPESNAPGERVTTVKAVDADSGKNAEIAYSLDSSVNGIFSIDADSGDIRVNTILDREQTERYEFKVIAKDKGINTLQGSATVVVLVGDKNDNDPKFMQDVFTFYVKENLDPNSPVGMVTVIDADKGQNAEMGLFIEEEEEIFSIENETGTIISTLSFDREQKTTYTFRVKAVDGGDPPRSATATVSLFVMDENDNAPTVTFPINSSYTLLPPSSNIRTVVRTVIATDTDTGINADLNYSIIGGNPFKLFEIDGGTGVISLMAKLEPKHYGLHRLVIQVNDSGQPSQSTTTLVHVYVNETLSNSTIVEAQVAKSLSTSLNTNIAGDPNYDLSKQRLSIVIGVVSGIMTVILIILVVVMARYCHPKNKNGYEAGKKDHEDFFTPQQHDKSKKPKKDKKKQKSKQPLYSSIVTVEASKPNGQRYDGVNEKLSDSPGMGRYRSVNGGPGSPDLARHYKSSSPLPTVQLHPQSPTAGKKHQAVQDLPPANTFVGTGDNISLGSDHCSDYSTQTINKYNKQTPGPCLT encoded by the coding sequence ATGGGGACGACTGCAGCAGTGGACTGTTTGTACTATTGCATGCTCATATTGCAGCTTGTGCATCAGCCCGCTGCGAGTAAGCAAGTGCTCCGGTACCGCTTGGCGGAGGAGGGACCTGCCGATGTCAGAGTTGGCAACGTAGCAGGCGACCTGGGCATTGTGGCCGGGTCCGGCGAGGTGACATTCACCCTGGAGTCCGGCTCGGATTTTTTCAAAATAGACAACATAACAGGTGAGCTCACCACCAACGAGAGGCGGATAGACCGTGAGAAATTACAGCAGTGCCAAATGATATTTGACGAGAACGAGTGTTTCATAGATTTCGAGGTGTCCGTGATTGGACCAGCTCAGAGCTGGGTCGACCTCTTTGAGGGGAAAGTCATCATATTAGATATAAATGACAACACTCCGTCTTTCCCCTCGCCTGTCCTGACACTATCTGTGGAGGAAAACAGACCCATTGGAACCCTTTATCTGCTGCCCACAGCCACAGACAGAGATTTTGGCAGGAATGGAATAGAGAGATATGAGCTAATTCAGGACAATGGGGAAAACTCAAGGCGCTTGGGATCTTCTGGGGATTCCTACTCTGGAAAAAGAAGATTTGAGGAGGGCGCGAGCAGGAGCAGTGTGTTTGAACTGCAAGTTGCTGACACTAGTGATGGAGAGAAGCAGCCCCAACTCATCATTAAAGGGGCCCTTGACAGGGAACAGAGAGACTCCTATGAGCTCACCTTGCGGGTTAGGGACGGAGGAGATCCCCCACGTTCCTCTCAGGCCATTCTGAGAGTAATGATCACTGATGTAAATGACAACAACCCGCGGTTCGAGAAGAACGTGTATGAAGCTGACCTGCCAGAAAACAGCTCCCCTGGTGCACCGATACTCCAGCTTAAAGCAGCTGATGCAGACGTGGGGGTTAATGGTCAAATTGAATATGTGTTTGGGGCAGCCACAGAGTCCGTGAGAAGGCTGCTGAGGTTGGATGAGAGCACTGGCTGGCTAAGTGTGTTGCACCGCATTGACCGTGAAGAAGTTAGCCAACTGAGGTTCACAGTAATGGCTCGTGACCGAGGCCAGCCACCCAAAACGGATAAGGCAACAGTGGTGCTGAGTATCAAGGACGAAAACGACAATGTCCCAGCAATTGAAATCCGAAAAATTGGGCGCATTTTTCTAAAAGACGGAGTGGCAAACGTAGCTGAGGACGTGATGGTTGACGCACCTATTGCTTTAGTTCAGGTGTCAGACAGAGACCAAGGAGAGAATGGCATAGTAACCTGCACAGTCGTAGGAGATGTACCCTTCCAACTCAAACCAGCCAGTGAGATGGAAGgtgaacagaataaaaaaaagtattttctccaCACATCTGCACCACTGGACTATGAAGCCACACAGGAATACAATGTGGTAATAGTGGCTGTGGACTCTGGAAGCCCTAGTCTGGCAAGTAATAACTCTCTTATAGTCAAAGTGggtgacactaacgacaatccTCCCATCTTCAGCCAGAATGTAGTTGAGGTATCCTTCCCTGAAAGCAATGCCCCTGGCGAGAGGGTGACAACAGTAAAAGCTGTTGATGCTGACAGTGggaaaaatgctgaaatagCATATTCCCTCGATTCATCTGTAAATGGGATTTTCTCTATTGATGCAGACAGTGGAGACATCCGAGTAAACACCATCTTGGATAGAGAGCAAACAGAGCGCTATGAATTTAAAGTGATAGCTAAAGATAAGGGCATAAACACTCTTCAGGGTTCTGCTACTGTGGTTGTTCTCGTGGGGGATAAAAATGACAATGATCCAAAGTTCATGCAGGATGTGTTCACCTTCTATGTCAAAGAGAATCTTGACCCTAACAGCCCTGTTGGTATGGTCACAGTAATTGATGCTGATAAAGGCCAAAATGCAGAGATGGGTCTTTTCattgaggaggaggaggaaatctTTTCTATTGAGAATGAAACTGGGACTATTATTTCCACCCTCTCCTTTGACCGGGAGCAAAAAACTACATACACATTCCGTGTCAAAGCTGTGGATGGTGGTGATCCACCCAGATCCGCCACCGCCACAGTCTCACTCTTCGTCATGGATGAAAACGACAATGCACCAACAGTCACCTTCCCAATAAACAGCTCCTACACCCTTCTTCCTCCCTCCAGTAACATCAGGACAGTTGTCAGAACTGTCATAGCCACCGATACGGACACTGGCATCAATGCAGACCTGAACTACAGCATCATTGGGGGCAACCCCTTCAAGCTGTTTGAGATTGATGGGGGCACAGGGGTGATCTCATTGATGGCAAAGCTGGAACCAAAACACTATGGTCTCCACAGACTTGTGATCCAAGTGAATGACAGTGGTCAGCCTTCACAGAGCACCACCACCCTGGTTCACGTGTATGTTAATGAGACACTTTCCAATTCCACAATTGTGGAGGCACAGGTGGCTAAGAGCCTGAGTACCTCCCTGAACACCAATATCGCTGGTGACCCCAACTATGATCTCAGCAAACAACGATTAAGCATTGTAATTGGAGTAGTTTCGGGCATCATGACCGTCATTCTCATCATTCTTGTTGTTGTCATGGCCCGTTATTGCCACCCTAAGAACAAGAATGGCTATGAGGCAGGAAAGAAAGATCATGAGGACTTCTTTACACCTCAGCAGCATGACAAATCCAAGAAGCCcaagaaagacaagaagaaacaaaagtccAAACAGCCTCTCTATAGCAGTATTGTCACAGTAGAGGCCTCCAAACCTAATGGGCAGCGCTACGATGGCGTCAATGAGAAGCTTTCAGACAGCCCCGGCATGGGACGCTACCGTTCAGTCAACGGTGGGCCGGGAAGTCCAGACCTGGCTCGGCACTACAAGTCCAGTTCACCGCTCCCAACTGTCCAGCTTCACCCTCAGTCACCAACAGCTGGAAAAAAGCACCAGGCAGTTCAGGACCTGCCCCCTGCCAACACCTTTGTTGGCACCGGAGATAACATTTCCCTTGGATCTGACCACTGCTCTGACTACAGCACTCAAACCATCAACAAGTACAACAAACAG
- the pcdh7b gene encoding protocadherin-7b isoform X4, with translation MGTTAAVDCLYYCMLILQLVHQPAASKQVLRYRLAEEGPADVRVGNVAGDLGIVAGSGEVTFTLESGSDFFKIDNITGELTTNERRIDREKLQQCQMIFDENECFIDFEVSVIGPAQSWVDLFEGKVIILDINDNTPSFPSPVLTLSVEENRPIGTLYLLPTATDRDFGRNGIERYELIQDNGENSRRLGSSGDSYSGKRRFEEGASRSSVFELQVADTSDGEKQPQLIIKGALDREQRDSYELTLRVRDGGDPPRSSQAILRVMITDVNDNNPRFEKNVYEADLPENSSPGAPILQLKAADADVGVNGQIEYVFGAATESVRRLLRLDESTGWLSVLHRIDREEVSQLRFTVMARDRGQPPKTDKATVVLSIKDENDNVPAIEIRKIGRIFLKDGVANVAEDVMVDAPIALVQVSDRDQGENGIVTCTVVGDVPFQLKPASEMEGEQNKKKYFLHTSAPLDYEATQEYNVVIVAVDSGSPSLASNNSLIVKVGDTNDNPPIFSQNVVEVSFPESNAPGERVTTVKAVDADSGKNAEIAYSLDSSVNGIFSIDADSGDIRVNTILDREQTERYEFKVIAKDKGINTLQGSATVVVLVGDKNDNDPKFMQDVFTFYVKENLDPNSPVGMVTVIDADKGQNAEMGLFIEEEEEIFSIENETGTIISTLSFDREQKTTYTFRVKAVDGGDPPRSATATVSLFVMDENDNAPTVTFPINSSYTLLPPSSNIRTVVRTVIATDTDTGINADLNYSIIGGNPFKLFEIDGGTGVISLMAKLEPKHYGLHRLVIQVNDSGQPSQSTTTLVHVYVNETLSNSTIVEAQVAKSLSTSLNTNIAGDPNYDLSKQRLSIVIGVVSGIMTVILIILVVVMARYCHPKNKNGYEAGKKDHEDFFTPQQHDKSKKPKKDKKKQKSKQPLYSSIVTVEASKPNGQRYDGVNEKLSDSPGMGRYRSVNGGPGSPDLARHYKSSSPLPTVQLHPQSPTAGKKHQAVQDLPPANTFVGTGDNISLGSDHCSDYSTQTINKYNKQPFRRVTFSVVSQPQDPHQQGSLQSCYDSGLDESETPSSKSSSGPRLGALPLPEDSYERTTPDGSVGEAEHMENGDKEH, from the coding sequence ATGGGGACGACTGCAGCAGTGGACTGTTTGTACTATTGCATGCTCATATTGCAGCTTGTGCATCAGCCCGCTGCGAGTAAGCAAGTGCTCCGGTACCGCTTGGCGGAGGAGGGACCTGCCGATGTCAGAGTTGGCAACGTAGCAGGCGACCTGGGCATTGTGGCCGGGTCCGGCGAGGTGACATTCACCCTGGAGTCCGGCTCGGATTTTTTCAAAATAGACAACATAACAGGTGAGCTCACCACCAACGAGAGGCGGATAGACCGTGAGAAATTACAGCAGTGCCAAATGATATTTGACGAGAACGAGTGTTTCATAGATTTCGAGGTGTCCGTGATTGGACCAGCTCAGAGCTGGGTCGACCTCTTTGAGGGGAAAGTCATCATATTAGATATAAATGACAACACTCCGTCTTTCCCCTCGCCTGTCCTGACACTATCTGTGGAGGAAAACAGACCCATTGGAACCCTTTATCTGCTGCCCACAGCCACAGACAGAGATTTTGGCAGGAATGGAATAGAGAGATATGAGCTAATTCAGGACAATGGGGAAAACTCAAGGCGCTTGGGATCTTCTGGGGATTCCTACTCTGGAAAAAGAAGATTTGAGGAGGGCGCGAGCAGGAGCAGTGTGTTTGAACTGCAAGTTGCTGACACTAGTGATGGAGAGAAGCAGCCCCAACTCATCATTAAAGGGGCCCTTGACAGGGAACAGAGAGACTCCTATGAGCTCACCTTGCGGGTTAGGGACGGAGGAGATCCCCCACGTTCCTCTCAGGCCATTCTGAGAGTAATGATCACTGATGTAAATGACAACAACCCGCGGTTCGAGAAGAACGTGTATGAAGCTGACCTGCCAGAAAACAGCTCCCCTGGTGCACCGATACTCCAGCTTAAAGCAGCTGATGCAGACGTGGGGGTTAATGGTCAAATTGAATATGTGTTTGGGGCAGCCACAGAGTCCGTGAGAAGGCTGCTGAGGTTGGATGAGAGCACTGGCTGGCTAAGTGTGTTGCACCGCATTGACCGTGAAGAAGTTAGCCAACTGAGGTTCACAGTAATGGCTCGTGACCGAGGCCAGCCACCCAAAACGGATAAGGCAACAGTGGTGCTGAGTATCAAGGACGAAAACGACAATGTCCCAGCAATTGAAATCCGAAAAATTGGGCGCATTTTTCTAAAAGACGGAGTGGCAAACGTAGCTGAGGACGTGATGGTTGACGCACCTATTGCTTTAGTTCAGGTGTCAGACAGAGACCAAGGAGAGAATGGCATAGTAACCTGCACAGTCGTAGGAGATGTACCCTTCCAACTCAAACCAGCCAGTGAGATGGAAGgtgaacagaataaaaaaaagtattttctccaCACATCTGCACCACTGGACTATGAAGCCACACAGGAATACAATGTGGTAATAGTGGCTGTGGACTCTGGAAGCCCTAGTCTGGCAAGTAATAACTCTCTTATAGTCAAAGTGggtgacactaacgacaatccTCCCATCTTCAGCCAGAATGTAGTTGAGGTATCCTTCCCTGAAAGCAATGCCCCTGGCGAGAGGGTGACAACAGTAAAAGCTGTTGATGCTGACAGTGggaaaaatgctgaaatagCATATTCCCTCGATTCATCTGTAAATGGGATTTTCTCTATTGATGCAGACAGTGGAGACATCCGAGTAAACACCATCTTGGATAGAGAGCAAACAGAGCGCTATGAATTTAAAGTGATAGCTAAAGATAAGGGCATAAACACTCTTCAGGGTTCTGCTACTGTGGTTGTTCTCGTGGGGGATAAAAATGACAATGATCCAAAGTTCATGCAGGATGTGTTCACCTTCTATGTCAAAGAGAATCTTGACCCTAACAGCCCTGTTGGTATGGTCACAGTAATTGATGCTGATAAAGGCCAAAATGCAGAGATGGGTCTTTTCattgaggaggaggaggaaatctTTTCTATTGAGAATGAAACTGGGACTATTATTTCCACCCTCTCCTTTGACCGGGAGCAAAAAACTACATACACATTCCGTGTCAAAGCTGTGGATGGTGGTGATCCACCCAGATCCGCCACCGCCACAGTCTCACTCTTCGTCATGGATGAAAACGACAATGCACCAACAGTCACCTTCCCAATAAACAGCTCCTACACCCTTCTTCCTCCCTCCAGTAACATCAGGACAGTTGTCAGAACTGTCATAGCCACCGATACGGACACTGGCATCAATGCAGACCTGAACTACAGCATCATTGGGGGCAACCCCTTCAAGCTGTTTGAGATTGATGGGGGCACAGGGGTGATCTCATTGATGGCAAAGCTGGAACCAAAACACTATGGTCTCCACAGACTTGTGATCCAAGTGAATGACAGTGGTCAGCCTTCACAGAGCACCACCACCCTGGTTCACGTGTATGTTAATGAGACACTTTCCAATTCCACAATTGTGGAGGCACAGGTGGCTAAGAGCCTGAGTACCTCCCTGAACACCAATATCGCTGGTGACCCCAACTATGATCTCAGCAAACAACGATTAAGCATTGTAATTGGAGTAGTTTCGGGCATCATGACCGTCATTCTCATCATTCTTGTTGTTGTCATGGCCCGTTATTGCCACCCTAAGAACAAGAATGGCTATGAGGCAGGAAAGAAAGATCATGAGGACTTCTTTACACCTCAGCAGCATGACAAATCCAAGAAGCCcaagaaagacaagaagaaacaaaagtccAAACAGCCTCTCTATAGCAGTATTGTCACAGTAGAGGCCTCCAAACCTAATGGGCAGCGCTACGATGGCGTCAATGAGAAGCTTTCAGACAGCCCCGGCATGGGACGCTACCGTTCAGTCAACGGTGGGCCGGGAAGTCCAGACCTGGCTCGGCACTACAAGTCCAGTTCACCGCTCCCAACTGTCCAGCTTCACCCTCAGTCACCAACAGCTGGAAAAAAGCACCAGGCAGTTCAGGACCTGCCCCCTGCCAACACCTTTGTTGGCACCGGAGATAACATTTCCCTTGGATCTGACCACTGCTCTGACTACAGCACTCAAACCATCAACAAGTACAACAAACAG
- the pcdh7b gene encoding protocadherin-7b isoform X5, whose protein sequence is MGTTAAVDCLYYCMLILQLVHQPAASKQVLRYRLAEEGPADVRVGNVAGDLGIVAGSGEVTFTLESGSDFFKIDNITGELTTNERRIDREKLQQCQMIFDENECFIDFEVSVIGPAQSWVDLFEGKVIILDINDNTPSFPSPVLTLSVEENRPIGTLYLLPTATDRDFGRNGIERYELIQDNGENSRRLGSSGDSYSGKRRFEEGASRSSVFELQVADTSDGEKQPQLIIKGALDREQRDSYELTLRVRDGGDPPRSSQAILRVMITDVNDNNPRFEKNVYEADLPENSSPGAPILQLKAADADVGVNGQIEYVFGAATESVRRLLRLDESTGWLSVLHRIDREEVSQLRFTVMARDRGQPPKTDKATVVLSIKDENDNVPAIEIRKIGRIFLKDGVANVAEDVMVDAPIALVQVSDRDQGENGIVTCTVVGDVPFQLKPASEMEGEQNKKKYFLHTSAPLDYEATQEYNVVIVAVDSGSPSLASNNSLIVKVGDTNDNPPIFSQNVVEVSFPESNAPGERVTTVKAVDADSGKNAEIAYSLDSSVNGIFSIDADSGDIRVNTILDREQTERYEFKVIAKDKGINTLQGSATVVVLVGDKNDNDPKFMQDVFTFYVKENLDPNSPVGMVTVIDADKGQNAEMGLFIEEEEEIFSIENETGTIISTLSFDREQKTTYTFRVKAVDGGDPPRSATATVSLFVMDENDNAPTVTFPINSSYTLLPPSSNIRTVVRTVIATDTDTGINADLNYSIIGGNPFKLFEIDGGTGVISLMAKLEPKHYGLHRLVIQVNDSGQPSQSTTTLVHVYVNETLSNSTIVEAQVAKSLSTSLNTNIAGDPNYDLSKQRLSIVIGVVSGIMTVILIILVVVMARYCHPKNKNGYEAGKKDHEDFFTPQQHDKSKKPKKDKKKQKSKQPLYSSIVTVEASKPNGQRYDGVNEKLSDSPGMGRYRSVNGGPGSPDLARHYKSSSPLPTVQLHPQSPTAGKKHQAVQDLPPANTFVGTGDNISLGSDHCSDYSTQTINKYNKQPFRRVTFSVVSQPQDPHQQGSLQSCYDSGLDESETPSSKSSSGPRLGALPLPEDSYERTTPDGSVGDKEH, encoded by the coding sequence ATGGGGACGACTGCAGCAGTGGACTGTTTGTACTATTGCATGCTCATATTGCAGCTTGTGCATCAGCCCGCTGCGAGTAAGCAAGTGCTCCGGTACCGCTTGGCGGAGGAGGGACCTGCCGATGTCAGAGTTGGCAACGTAGCAGGCGACCTGGGCATTGTGGCCGGGTCCGGCGAGGTGACATTCACCCTGGAGTCCGGCTCGGATTTTTTCAAAATAGACAACATAACAGGTGAGCTCACCACCAACGAGAGGCGGATAGACCGTGAGAAATTACAGCAGTGCCAAATGATATTTGACGAGAACGAGTGTTTCATAGATTTCGAGGTGTCCGTGATTGGACCAGCTCAGAGCTGGGTCGACCTCTTTGAGGGGAAAGTCATCATATTAGATATAAATGACAACACTCCGTCTTTCCCCTCGCCTGTCCTGACACTATCTGTGGAGGAAAACAGACCCATTGGAACCCTTTATCTGCTGCCCACAGCCACAGACAGAGATTTTGGCAGGAATGGAATAGAGAGATATGAGCTAATTCAGGACAATGGGGAAAACTCAAGGCGCTTGGGATCTTCTGGGGATTCCTACTCTGGAAAAAGAAGATTTGAGGAGGGCGCGAGCAGGAGCAGTGTGTTTGAACTGCAAGTTGCTGACACTAGTGATGGAGAGAAGCAGCCCCAACTCATCATTAAAGGGGCCCTTGACAGGGAACAGAGAGACTCCTATGAGCTCACCTTGCGGGTTAGGGACGGAGGAGATCCCCCACGTTCCTCTCAGGCCATTCTGAGAGTAATGATCACTGATGTAAATGACAACAACCCGCGGTTCGAGAAGAACGTGTATGAAGCTGACCTGCCAGAAAACAGCTCCCCTGGTGCACCGATACTCCAGCTTAAAGCAGCTGATGCAGACGTGGGGGTTAATGGTCAAATTGAATATGTGTTTGGGGCAGCCACAGAGTCCGTGAGAAGGCTGCTGAGGTTGGATGAGAGCACTGGCTGGCTAAGTGTGTTGCACCGCATTGACCGTGAAGAAGTTAGCCAACTGAGGTTCACAGTAATGGCTCGTGACCGAGGCCAGCCACCCAAAACGGATAAGGCAACAGTGGTGCTGAGTATCAAGGACGAAAACGACAATGTCCCAGCAATTGAAATCCGAAAAATTGGGCGCATTTTTCTAAAAGACGGAGTGGCAAACGTAGCTGAGGACGTGATGGTTGACGCACCTATTGCTTTAGTTCAGGTGTCAGACAGAGACCAAGGAGAGAATGGCATAGTAACCTGCACAGTCGTAGGAGATGTACCCTTCCAACTCAAACCAGCCAGTGAGATGGAAGgtgaacagaataaaaaaaagtattttctccaCACATCTGCACCACTGGACTATGAAGCCACACAGGAATACAATGTGGTAATAGTGGCTGTGGACTCTGGAAGCCCTAGTCTGGCAAGTAATAACTCTCTTATAGTCAAAGTGggtgacactaacgacaatccTCCCATCTTCAGCCAGAATGTAGTTGAGGTATCCTTCCCTGAAAGCAATGCCCCTGGCGAGAGGGTGACAACAGTAAAAGCTGTTGATGCTGACAGTGggaaaaatgctgaaatagCATATTCCCTCGATTCATCTGTAAATGGGATTTTCTCTATTGATGCAGACAGTGGAGACATCCGAGTAAACACCATCTTGGATAGAGAGCAAACAGAGCGCTATGAATTTAAAGTGATAGCTAAAGATAAGGGCATAAACACTCTTCAGGGTTCTGCTACTGTGGTTGTTCTCGTGGGGGATAAAAATGACAATGATCCAAAGTTCATGCAGGATGTGTTCACCTTCTATGTCAAAGAGAATCTTGACCCTAACAGCCCTGTTGGTATGGTCACAGTAATTGATGCTGATAAAGGCCAAAATGCAGAGATGGGTCTTTTCattgaggaggaggaggaaatctTTTCTATTGAGAATGAAACTGGGACTATTATTTCCACCCTCTCCTTTGACCGGGAGCAAAAAACTACATACACATTCCGTGTCAAAGCTGTGGATGGTGGTGATCCACCCAGATCCGCCACCGCCACAGTCTCACTCTTCGTCATGGATGAAAACGACAATGCACCAACAGTCACCTTCCCAATAAACAGCTCCTACACCCTTCTTCCTCCCTCCAGTAACATCAGGACAGTTGTCAGAACTGTCATAGCCACCGATACGGACACTGGCATCAATGCAGACCTGAACTACAGCATCATTGGGGGCAACCCCTTCAAGCTGTTTGAGATTGATGGGGGCACAGGGGTGATCTCATTGATGGCAAAGCTGGAACCAAAACACTATGGTCTCCACAGACTTGTGATCCAAGTGAATGACAGTGGTCAGCCTTCACAGAGCACCACCACCCTGGTTCACGTGTATGTTAATGAGACACTTTCCAATTCCACAATTGTGGAGGCACAGGTGGCTAAGAGCCTGAGTACCTCCCTGAACACCAATATCGCTGGTGACCCCAACTATGATCTCAGCAAACAACGATTAAGCATTGTAATTGGAGTAGTTTCGGGCATCATGACCGTCATTCTCATCATTCTTGTTGTTGTCATGGCCCGTTATTGCCACCCTAAGAACAAGAATGGCTATGAGGCAGGAAAGAAAGATCATGAGGACTTCTTTACACCTCAGCAGCATGACAAATCCAAGAAGCCcaagaaagacaagaagaaacaaaagtccAAACAGCCTCTCTATAGCAGTATTGTCACAGTAGAGGCCTCCAAACCTAATGGGCAGCGCTACGATGGCGTCAATGAGAAGCTTTCAGACAGCCCCGGCATGGGACGCTACCGTTCAGTCAACGGTGGGCCGGGAAGTCCAGACCTGGCTCGGCACTACAAGTCCAGTTCACCGCTCCCAACTGTCCAGCTTCACCCTCAGTCACCAACAGCTGGAAAAAAGCACCAGGCAGTTCAGGACCTGCCCCCTGCCAACACCTTTGTTGGCACCGGAGATAACATTTCCCTTGGATCTGACCACTGCTCTGACTACAGCACTCAAACCATCAACAAGTACAACAAACAG